One stretch of Pseudoramibacter sp. DNA includes these proteins:
- a CDS encoding V-type ATP synthase subunit F — protein sequence MSQKAKVAVIGDENSIMIFNAVGFYTYPIEQYSDVRKKIIELEKNKFTIIFLTENVASDIEDILDEYKNQSFPIIVPIPNKDGALGIGMQAIKKNIEKAVGSDIL from the coding sequence ATGAGTCAAAAAGCAAAAGTTGCTGTTATTGGCGATGAAAATTCTATTATGATTTTTAATGCAGTAGGGTTTTATACTTATCCAATTGAACAATACAGCGATGTGAGAAAAAAAATTATTGAGTTAGAAAAAAATAAGTTTACAATTATTTTTTTGACTGAAAATGTTGCGTCAGATATTGAAGATATATTGGACGAATACAAAAATCAATCCTTTCCAATTATTGTTCCAATTCCCAATAAAGATGGAGCTTTGGGGATTGGAATGCAAGCCATCAAAAAAAATATTGAAAAGGCTGTTGGATCAGACATTCTGTAG
- a CDS encoding V-type ATPase subunit gives MMHEISYPFAVGRIKSLEKNLLDATVWQQLKDAKDENTMLKILKEYGYGSQNEDYQSISKVVASEMDFVDHEIKSLTPAPALTDLFYLPEDAYNIKLLLKGKLLKRDVKMLLHPSGVIDLKLLMESFIDDKWNDLPLPIAKTIEQSLNLQDPFEISVAVDKTILLMIKEALGHHKNQLIKRYFAIQFDSNNILSVIRGNALGWPSSKINSLLVPGGSLEIKTIKKAIGKSESQLFQFFSFGPNRFAYKEILEDYTKDHQLFKVEERLDDLAFSVIHEQKNDSFGIGPIINYLLQKRREASSIRIIAAKK, from the coding sequence ATGATGCATGAAATTAGTTATCCGTTTGCTGTTGGAAGAATTAAAAGTCTTGAAAAGAATTTATTAGATGCAACAGTTTGGCAGCAATTAAAAGATGCAAAAGATGAGAACACCATGCTTAAAATACTAAAAGAGTACGGATATGGTTCTCAAAATGAAGATTATCAATCTATTAGTAAAGTTGTCGCATCTGAAATGGATTTTGTAGATCATGAAATTAAATCATTAACACCAGCTCCAGCTTTAACAGACCTATTTTATTTGCCTGAAGATGCTTATAATATCAAGCTTCTATTAAAAGGTAAATTGCTAAAAAGAGATGTAAAAATGCTTTTACATCCTTCTGGAGTGATCGATCTTAAATTATTAATGGAATCGTTTATTGATGATAAATGGAATGATCTGCCATTGCCGATTGCAAAGACGATTGAACAATCACTTAATTTACAAGATCCCTTTGAAATAAGTGTAGCAGTTGATAAAACAATATTATTAATGATAAAAGAAGCATTGGGTCATCATAAGAATCAACTTATCAAGAGATATTTTGCCATTCAGTTTGATTCAAATAATATATTATCAGTAATCAGGGGCAATGCATTGGGATGGCCTTCTTCAAAAATTAATAGCTTATTGGTTCCAGGAGGATCATTAGAAATAAAAACAATTAAGAAGGCGATTGGAAAATCAGAAAGTCAATTATTTCAATTTTTTTCTTTTGGCCCAAATCGTTTTGCGTATAAAGAAATATTAGAAGACTACACAAAGGACCATCAGCTTTTTAAAGTAGAAGAAAGGCTGGATGATTTGGCTTTTTCTGTTATTCATGAACAAAAGAATGATTCTTTTGGAATTGGTCCGATTATTAATTATTTGCTACAAAAAAGAAGAGAAGCATCATCAATAAGAATCATAGCTGCTAAAAAGTAA
- the argB gene encoding acetylglutamate kinase — protein sequence MTDMDQYIEKANTLVEALPYIKQFRKKIVVVKYGGSFMSDQDIKYSVMDDIALMKLVGIRPIVVHGGGKDISNMLNKLNIQSTFYDGLRITDKATVDVAEMVLCGKINKEIVQLLENRDIHAVGISGKDSALLKVHKKKYKDKDLGYVGEVEKVNVKFLQDLIKNDYIPVIAPIGCDANKETYNINADHVACAVAKALHAEKLIYLTDTDGVYLNPDDPNSIIRRLNIEEANNLINRKIISGGMIPKVENALDSILSGVNSVHILDGTIEHSILLELFTAAGCGTMIKEK from the coding sequence ATGACAGATATGGATCAATATATAGAAAAGGCAAATACGCTAGTTGAAGCACTTCCGTATATCAAACAATTTCGAAAGAAAATTGTGGTGGTAAAGTATGGCGGATCATTTATGAGTGATCAAGACATTAAATATTCAGTTATGGACGATATTGCACTGATGAAATTGGTCGGCATTCGCCCGATTGTAGTTCATGGAGGCGGCAAAGATATCTCGAACATGTTAAATAAACTGAATATTCAATCAACTTTTTATGATGGACTAAGAATAACAGATAAAGCCACTGTTGATGTAGCGGAAATGGTATTGTGCGGCAAGATCAATAAAGAAATAGTCCAACTGCTTGAAAATCGAGATATCCATGCTGTTGGCATTTCAGGAAAAGACAGTGCCCTTTTAAAAGTACATAAAAAGAAATATAAGGATAAGGATTTAGGGTATGTTGGAGAAGTCGAAAAGGTTAACGTAAAATTTCTTCAAGATTTAATAAAAAATGATTATATTCCGGTCATTGCACCGATTGGGTGTGACGCTAATAAAGAAACGTATAATATTAATGCTGATCATGTCGCATGTGCAGTAGCAAAAGCACTTCATGCTGAAAAATTGATTTATTTAACAGATACTGACGGAGTCTATCTGAATCCGGACGATCCAAATTCAATTATTAGAAGACTTAATATCGAAGAAGCCAATAATTTAATTAATCGAAAAATTATTTCTGGCGGAATGATACCAAAAGTAGAAAATGCGTTGGATTCAATTCTTTCCGGGGTTAATTCTGTGCATATTCTTGATGGAACAATTGAACATTCTATTTTGCTTGAATTGTTTACAGCGGCAGGCTGCGGAACTATGATTAAAGAAAAATAA
- a CDS encoding V-type ATP synthase subunit K, giving the protein MTQGIIIAAFGAAICALLSGIGSAVGVQIAGQAAAGVTSDQPDLFGKVLVLQALPGTQGIYGFLLAVLILVQTGLISGNPHSITVMQGWAYFASALPIAIVGLLSGIAQGKTAAAAIHMTGKDPDSSAKGITMTALVETYAILALLASILILFSIK; this is encoded by the coding sequence ATGACACAAGGGATTATTATTGCAGCTTTTGGCGCAGCAATCTGCGCATTGTTATCTGGTATTGGATCTGCAGTTGGGGTTCAAATTGCTGGTCAGGCAGCAGCAGGCGTAACTTCAGATCAACCTGATTTATTTGGCAAAGTATTAGTGCTTCAAGCATTGCCAGGTACACAGGGTATTTATGGTTTTTTGTTGGCAGTTTTGATTCTTGTACAAACAGGCTTAATTTCTGGAAATCCGCATAGTATCACGGTGATGCAGGGATGGGCGTATTTTGCATCTGCGCTTCCGATTGCAATAGTTGGTCTTCTCTCTGGAATAGCACAGGGAAAAACAGCTGCAGCGGCAATTCATATGACTGGAAAAGATCCAGATTCGTCAGCTAAAGGAATTACAATGACAGCGCTGGTTGAAACTTATGCCATTTTAGCCTTGCTCGCTTCGATATTAATTTTATTCAGCATTAAATAA
- a CDS encoding V-type ATP synthase subunit A gives MVNNTGTVIKVAGPLIIAEHMADVQMYDVVRIGEQHIIGEVIELRDDKASIQAYEETAGIGPGEPVYMTGQPLSVELAPGLIEGIFDGIQRPLTAIYKKAGDNITRGIDVPKLNRQKKWEFKPLVQEGDYLNSGDIIGIVEETPAVTHKIMMPPNKSGTVSWIYEGEATILDPIAKITTSSGSIEELPMLQVWPVRIKRPYKSKMSPSEPMVTGQRIIDTLFPIAKGGVAAIPGPFGSGKTVIQHQLAKWSDADIIIYIGCGERGNEMTDVLREFPELNDPRTGMSLMKRTVLIANTSDMPVAAREASIYTGITIAEYFRDMGYKVAIMADSTSRWAEALREMSGRLEEMPGEEGYPAYLSSRLAEFYERAGVVNCLGKDNRSGAISAIGAVSPPGGDISEPVSQATLRIVKVFWGLSAELAYQRHFPAIDWLTSYSLYSDRLFEWFNREIDSTWSQSVHLTMNILQEESKLQEIVRLVGIDALNDTDKLTLECARSIREDFLHQSAFDDVDTYSSPKKQIAILNMILDWYKKGKQCLDSNGSFEKITQMPIRGKIARMKYIPEDEKDQTYKQIQIEMNDAFEELSEGREMDV, from the coding sequence ATGGTTAATAATACCGGGACGGTTATTAAAGTTGCAGGTCCATTAATTATTGCTGAACATATGGCAGACGTACAAATGTACGATGTTGTTAGAATTGGTGAACAACACATTATTGGTGAAGTAATTGAGTTGCGAGATGATAAGGCTTCAATCCAGGCGTATGAAGAAACGGCAGGTATTGGACCTGGAGAACCTGTTTATATGACAGGTCAGCCTTTGTCAGTTGAACTGGCTCCTGGTTTGATAGAAGGCATTTTTGATGGTATCCAAAGACCTCTAACGGCAATTTATAAAAAAGCAGGAGACAATATTACAAGGGGAATTGATGTCCCTAAATTGAACCGCCAAAAAAAATGGGAATTTAAGCCGTTGGTTCAAGAAGGAGATTATCTCAATTCTGGGGATATTATTGGGATAGTGGAAGAAACTCCTGCAGTAACACATAAAATCATGATGCCTCCTAATAAATCTGGAACAGTTTCTTGGATATATGAAGGCGAAGCCACAATTTTAGATCCCATAGCAAAAATAACAACTTCTTCTGGAAGTATAGAAGAGTTGCCAATGCTTCAAGTTTGGCCCGTTCGAATTAAACGGCCATATAAAAGTAAGATGTCTCCGAGTGAGCCAATGGTTACAGGACAGAGAATCATTGACACATTATTTCCCATTGCAAAGGGAGGTGTGGCTGCGATACCTGGCCCATTTGGTTCAGGAAAAACAGTTATTCAGCATCAACTTGCAAAATGGTCCGATGCAGATATCATTATCTATATTGGCTGTGGAGAACGTGGAAATGAGATGACAGATGTATTAAGAGAGTTCCCTGAGTTGAACGATCCAAGAACTGGAATGAGTTTGATGAAAAGAACAGTATTAATAGCTAATACATCAGATATGCCAGTTGCGGCACGAGAAGCATCAATTTATACCGGCATTACAATTGCAGAATATTTCAGAGATATGGGATATAAGGTTGCAATTATGGCAGACTCTACTTCAAGGTGGGCAGAAGCTCTTCGGGAAATGTCCGGAAGATTGGAAGAGATGCCAGGAGAAGAAGGATATCCTGCATATTTATCTTCTAGACTCGCTGAGTTTTATGAAAGAGCAGGTGTTGTCAATTGTTTGGGAAAAGACAACAGAAGTGGTGCTATTTCTGCAATCGGCGCCGTATCTCCTCCAGGTGGCGATATATCAGAGCCTGTTTCTCAAGCAACATTGCGAATTGTTAAGGTATTTTGGGGGCTGAGTGCTGAATTAGCATATCAACGCCATTTTCCGGCAATTGACTGGCTGACGAGTTATTCTCTTTATAGTGATCGACTGTTTGAATGGTTTAATCGCGAAATAGATTCAACCTGGTCTCAATCTGTACATTTAACAATGAATATTCTGCAGGAAGAATCAAAATTACAGGAAATTGTAAGGCTTGTTGGAATTGATGCTTTAAATGATACAGACAAACTAACATTGGAATGTGCACGTTCTATTCGTGAAGATTTTCTGCATCAGTCAGCCTTTGATGACGTAGATACCTATTCATCTCCCAAAAAACAAATTGCGATATTAAATATGATTCTGGATTGGTATAAAAAGGGTAAACAATGTCTTGATTCTAATGGCAGTTTTGAAAAGATTACTCAAATGCCAATTCGCGGGAAAATTGCTCGCATGAAATATATCCCGGAAGATGAAAAAGACCAGACGTATAAGCAGATTCAAATTGAAATGAATGATGCTTTTGAAGAACTGTCAGAAGGACGGGAAATGGATGTATAA
- a CDS encoding V-type ATP synthase subunit B, producing MYKEYKTIREVVGPLMLVDHVENVKYDELVQIQQANGEKRVGRVLEINKDVALIQLFESSQGLKISDSKVIFEGHGINLGVSKDMLGRIFDGMGHPIDDGPPIIPDQQLDINGSPINPVARDYPAEFIQTGISAIDGLNTLVRGQKLPIFSGSGLPHAQLAAQIARQAKVLDDSSDFAVVFAAIGTTFEEAEYFIQDFRNTGAIDRAVLFMNYANDPAVERIATPRMAITCAEYLAFQLDMHVLVILTDMTNYAEALREVSAARKEVPGRRGYPGYLYTDLASIYERAGRILGKKGSITQIPILSMPEDDITHPIPDLTGYITEGQIILSRELNMRGIEPPIDVLPSLSRLKDKGIGKGKTREDHSETMNQLFSAYARGKEAKELAVILGDAALSDMDKLYAEFSDQFEEKYVSQGYHTNRSIEETLDIGWQLLSILPKSELKRIKVDYIDKYYSEQKENSSMNVDGE from the coding sequence ATGTATAAAGAATATAAAACTATCAGAGAAGTTGTGGGTCCGCTTATGTTGGTGGATCATGTAGAGAATGTAAAATATGATGAGTTAGTTCAAATTCAACAGGCAAATGGTGAAAAAAGAGTTGGGCGTGTATTAGAGATTAATAAAGATGTTGCATTGATTCAACTTTTTGAAAGTTCACAAGGTCTTAAAATATCAGATTCAAAAGTTATATTTGAAGGTCATGGCATTAATCTTGGCGTTAGTAAAGATATGTTGGGACGAATTTTTGACGGGATGGGACATCCAATTGATGATGGACCACCTATTATTCCGGATCAGCAATTAGATATCAATGGTTCTCCAATTAATCCCGTTGCAAGGGATTATCCAGCGGAATTTATTCAAACAGGAATTTCTGCTATAGATGGCCTCAATACGTTGGTAAGAGGACAAAAACTTCCCATTTTTTCTGGTTCTGGCTTGCCTCATGCACAGCTTGCAGCCCAAATTGCTAGACAAGCAAAAGTATTAGACGATTCAAGTGATTTTGCTGTTGTCTTTGCAGCAATTGGAACAACTTTTGAAGAAGCAGAATATTTTATTCAAGATTTTAGAAATACAGGTGCAATTGACCGAGCTGTATTATTTATGAATTATGCAAATGATCCAGCTGTTGAAAGAATTGCAACTCCAAGAATGGCTATTACCTGCGCAGAATATTTGGCTTTTCAACTTGATATGCATGTGCTGGTAATTTTGACCGATATGACCAATTATGCGGAAGCATTGCGTGAAGTATCGGCAGCCAGAAAGGAAGTTCCGGGACGGCGTGGATATCCGGGTTATCTGTATACTGATTTAGCTTCAATATATGAACGTGCTGGAAGAATTTTAGGTAAAAAAGGATCGATCACCCAAATTCCGATATTATCAATGCCAGAAGATGATATTACGCACCCGATCCCTGATTTAACAGGCTATATCACGGAAGGCCAGATTATTTTATCCAGAGAATTGAATATGCGTGGTATTGAACCTCCGATAGATGTACTCCCTTCATTAAGCCGTTTGAAAGATAAGGGGATTGGAAAGGGAAAAACACGTGAAGATCATTCAGAAACCATGAATCAATTATTCTCTGCATATGCACGGGGAAAAGAAGCAAAGGAATTAGCCGTCATTTTAGGGGATGCAGCTTTATCAGATATGGATAAATTGTATGCAGAATTCTCAGATCAATTTGAAGAAAAATACGTTTCTCAAGGATATCATACAAACCGAAGTATTGAAGAAACATTGGACATTGGATGGCAGCTTCTTTCTATATTACCAAAGAGCGAACTAAAACGAATCAAAGTCGACTATATAGATAAATATTATTCAGAACAAAAGGAAAATTCGTCTATGAACGTTGATGGAGAATAA
- a CDS encoding V-type ATP synthase subunit E, translated as MAQSTIISRIIDQAKEDAADTINSAQKTAQEINDNIKVEVSSQIDKINNDFEQSCADLHHKSDLIFSLEARKQTLLKKRELIDEAFQIAEDELDNLPEKEWSMLIAAIVAASSQTGKEKLKVPQKDYEKYQNGFLSSLNRGLKSNGLSGELTLSREPADFKSGIMLEGEEVDINGDFKVLLNQVRTKYEKEIAVILFGKPEEDG; from the coding sequence ATGGCTCAGAGTACAATTATCAGCCGAATTATCGATCAGGCAAAAGAAGATGCGGCAGATACTATTAATTCTGCGCAGAAAACTGCGCAAGAGATTAATGACAACATAAAAGTAGAAGTCAGTTCACAAATTGATAAAATAAATAATGATTTTGAACAGAGCTGTGCTGATCTCCATCATAAAAGTGATCTGATTTTTAGTTTGGAAGCTCGAAAGCAAACACTCTTAAAAAAAAGAGAATTGATTGATGAAGCCTTTCAAATAGCAGAAGATGAGTTGGATAATCTACCAGAAAAAGAATGGTCGATGTTAATTGCAGCCATTGTTGCAGCTTCATCTCAAACGGGAAAAGAAAAATTAAAAGTACCTCAAAAAGATTATGAAAAGTATCAAAATGGCTTTTTATCTTCACTGAATCGGGGTTTAAAATCTAATGGTCTGTCTGGTGAGTTGACGTTAAGTCGTGAACCGGCAGATTTTAAATCTGGTATTATGCTTGAAGGTGAAGAAGTAGATATTAACGGAGATTTCAAGGTTTTGTTAAATCAGGTTCGTACAAAATACGAAAAAGAAATCGCCGTTATTCTATTTGGAAAACCGGAAGAGGATGGATGA
- a CDS encoding V-type ATP synthase subunit I → MIIPMRKMRLIIFQQDEKTVLEALQKTGEFMPIESKETTTTSSLSENAVSRSDDLQRTHQMLKLSNQYHKKYHHKFLEQQPEISYETFLKENLKGKEVCKKFQVYDNQLKALDADIGQCLKEIETLQPWEKMDIPLNQLKKDQYISVIVGMVPEISETALTKVAEEAGAEIKTYGKNKKNICFIILQTNKEMPELMAQLKKLEFSSVNLPDYPCTAAQKLKEFKEKIAIDQQKKNEIDQCMQELSKDEKDIKLLAEQYETKQQIQNINFLETKETILIEGWVCKDRINLIKNIIHNTIDYYDLKFLKPVKSDFPPTVTRNPYFWAQFETITDMYSKPNPSEIDPALIAGPWYWVIFGMMMGDVGYGLCMLIIFYLFKKIKKPRGNSAKLINTLFYSSFTTIIFGFLFGSYFGETWHPILFAPLANPLKMLYFTLVVGILHIFSGMAIKIAENIRDGHFWDAIFDQVSWMMLISGLGLLFIPSARFAGKILAITGAAIILCTAGRENKKLAKKIVGGLLGLYNISSYLSDILSYSRILALSLATGVIGMVMNLLARMVAVNIGGMIVALVIYIIGHSFNLAMSLLSAYVHDSRLQYIEFFNKFYEGGGKPFKPLSIQSNHVNVKIDKNNK, encoded by the coding sequence ATGATCATTCCAATGAGAAAAATGCGGCTTATCATTTTCCAGCAAGATGAGAAAACCGTATTAGAAGCTCTTCAAAAAACAGGAGAGTTCATGCCGATCGAATCGAAGGAAACGACAACAACTTCTTCTTTGTCAGAAAATGCCGTTTCACGTTCAGATGACTTACAAAGAACTCATCAAATGTTAAAACTTTCAAATCAATATCATAAAAAATATCATCACAAATTTTTGGAACAACAGCCAGAAATCAGTTATGAAACTTTTTTAAAAGAAAATTTGAAAGGGAAGGAAGTTTGTAAAAAATTCCAAGTCTATGACAATCAATTAAAAGCATTAGATGCTGATATTGGACAATGTTTAAAAGAAATAGAAACATTGCAGCCTTGGGAAAAGATGGATATTCCGCTTAATCAATTAAAAAAAGATCAGTATATTAGTGTGATAGTTGGAATGGTTCCAGAAATATCTGAGACAGCTTTGACAAAAGTTGCTGAAGAAGCAGGCGCAGAAATTAAGACTTATGGAAAAAATAAAAAGAATATCTGCTTTATCATTTTACAGACAAATAAAGAGATGCCCGAATTAATGGCGCAATTGAAAAAATTAGAATTTTCAAGTGTGAATTTACCGGATTATCCCTGTACGGCGGCGCAAAAGTTAAAAGAATTTAAAGAGAAAATTGCAATCGATCAGCAGAAAAAAAATGAAATTGATCAATGCATGCAAGAATTGTCAAAAGATGAAAAAGATATAAAATTATTAGCAGAACAATACGAAACGAAGCAACAAATTCAAAATATTAATTTTTTAGAAACAAAAGAAACTATTTTAATTGAAGGATGGGTCTGTAAGGACAGAATTAATCTGATAAAAAATATTATTCATAATACAATAGATTATTACGATTTGAAGTTTTTAAAACCTGTTAAATCGGATTTTCCTCCAACAGTAACCCGCAATCCATATTTTTGGGCACAGTTTGAAACCATTACAGATATGTATTCGAAGCCAAATCCATCTGAAATAGATCCGGCTTTAATTGCCGGACCCTGGTATTGGGTTATATTTGGAATGATGATGGGGGATGTCGGATATGGCCTTTGTATGCTTATCATTTTTTATCTGTTCAAGAAAATAAAAAAACCAAGAGGAAATAGTGCGAAATTAATTAACACACTGTTTTATTCATCTTTTACTACAATTATTTTTGGATTTTTATTCGGATCATATTTTGGTGAAACCTGGCATCCGATTCTTTTCGCACCTCTGGCAAACCCTTTAAAGATGTTATATTTTACGCTTGTTGTTGGAATTCTACATATTTTTTCTGGGATGGCTATAAAAATTGCGGAAAATATCAGAGATGGTCATTTTTGGGATGCCATATTTGATCAAGTAAGCTGGATGATGTTAATAAGTGGCTTGGGATTGCTATTCATTCCTAGCGCACGTTTTGCCGGAAAAATATTAGCAATTACCGGTGCTGCAATAATATTATGTACAGCTGGAAGAGAAAATAAAAAATTAGCTAAAAAAATAGTTGGAGGTTTGCTTGGTCTGTATAACATCAGTTCATACTTAAGTGATATTTTATCCTATTCTCGTATTTTGGCATTAAGTTTAGCAACTGGTGTTATTGGAATGGTTATGAATTTATTAGCTCGAATGGTAGCAGTCAATATAGGAGGAATGATTGTTGCATTAGTCATTTATATTATAGGACACAGTTTTAATTTGGCTATGAGTTTGTTGTCTGCTTATGTTCATGATAGCCGATTACAGTATATTGAATTTTTTAATAAATTTTATGAAGGTGGAGGAAAACCTTTTAAACCACTTTCGATTCAATCAAATCATGTTAATGTAAAAATTGACAAAAATAATAAATAA
- a CDS encoding V-type ATP synthase subunit D, protein MCAQNKPTRMELTRLKHQYQIAERGHKLLKDKRDEMVRQFMIYIKKNKSLREEIETKLTEALKHFSIAESKMGEDLVTEALLCPERTSDVVINWVNMMNVNIPHFEFKASDQTQKLPYGFAFTSGELDRSVLDVIELLPLMLELAEAEKTCNLLADEIEKTRRRVNALEHVVIPETKRNIKYITMRLEENERAATTRLMKVKDMMLNEN, encoded by the coding sequence ATGTGTGCGCAAAATAAGCCGACTCGAATGGAATTGACCCGTCTCAAACATCAATATCAAATAGCAGAAAGAGGACATAAGCTATTAAAAGATAAAAGAGACGAGATGGTTCGTCAATTTATGATTTATATAAAAAAGAATAAATCATTAAGGGAAGAAATCGAAACAAAATTAACAGAAGCATTAAAACATTTTTCCATTGCGGAAAGTAAAATGGGAGAAGATCTTGTAACGGAAGCACTCTTGTGCCCTGAAAGAACTTCTGATGTTGTGATTAATTGGGTTAATATGATGAATGTAAATATTCCTCATTTTGAGTTTAAAGCAAGTGATCAAACTCAGAAGCTTCCGTATGGCTTTGCTTTTACGTCCGGAGAATTAGATCGTTCTGTTTTAGATGTAATTGAACTATTACCATTAATGCTTGAATTAGCTGAAGCAGAAAAAACATGCAATTTATTAGCTGATGAAATCGAAAAAACACGTAGGCGCGTAAATGCATTGGAGCATGTGGTGATTCCAGAAACAAAAAGAAATATTAAGTATATTACGATGCGCCTAGAAGAAAATGAACGGGCAGCGACGACAAGGTTAATGAAAGTAAAAGATATGATGCTTAACGAAAATTAG
- a CDS encoding aspartate aminotransferase family protein, with translation MKTEEYITRGNKVIMPTYKRFPIVFDHGEGCFLTDIEGKKYLDCVGGIAVNCLGYNHSGLNHVIAEQSKKMLHISNLYWNVPMITAAEKLVKLSGLDKAFFCNSGAEANEAAIKLARIYAKLFKSEESTEIIAMKDSFHGRTYAALTATGQPKYQKNLDPLVPNITHVPFNDFEALKKAAEETNCAAILLEPVQGEGGVYPADKEYLKKVRDLCDQLNIVLIFDEVQCGIGRTGTFFAYQQYGIKPDVVAFAKGIAGGIPMGGILACDRVAQVFTPGTHASTFGANPLATSAANYVLDTVGSPEFLEEVTKKSQYFISKLKKIKGENSHIKDIRGLGLMIGVEIDEEPAKVIQKCIQSGLLVCSAGHSTIRFVPPLIITKEEIDQATEIFAKSL, from the coding sequence ATGAAGACAGAAGAATATATTACACGCGGTAATAAGGTCATTATGCCAACTTATAAACGTTTTCCGATCGTTTTTGATCATGGAGAAGGCTGTTTTTTAACTGACATTGAAGGAAAAAAATATTTGGACTGTGTTGGTGGCATTGCCGTTAATTGTTTGGGATACAATCATTCTGGATTGAATCATGTAATTGCTGAACAAAGCAAAAAAATGCTGCACATTTCAAATTTATACTGGAATGTGCCGATGATTACAGCAGCAGAAAAACTCGTAAAATTGTCGGGATTAGATAAGGCTTTCTTTTGTAATAGTGGCGCGGAAGCGAATGAAGCTGCAATAAAATTAGCGCGTATATACGCAAAATTATTTAAATCCGAAGAATCAACAGAAATTATTGCAATGAAAGATTCTTTTCATGGAAGAACTTATGCAGCATTAACGGCAACTGGTCAGCCGAAATATCAGAAAAACCTTGATCCTTTAGTCCCAAATATAACACATGTCCCGTTTAATGATTTTGAAGCACTGAAAAAAGCAGCTGAAGAAACAAATTGTGCGGCTATTCTTTTGGAACCGGTTCAAGGAGAAGGCGGCGTATATCCTGCAGACAAAGAATATTTGAAAAAAGTTCGCGATCTCTGCGATCAATTAAATATTGTTTTGATTTTTGATGAAGTACAATGCGGGATAGGGCGAACCGGTACGTTTTTCGCTTATCAACAATATGGAATCAAACCAGATGTTGTTGCGTTCGCCAAGGGTATCGCTGGAGGCATTCCTATGGGAGGTATTCTAGCTTGTGACCGTGTCGCACAAGTTTTTACTCCAGGTACTCACGCTTCCACTTTTGGTGCCAATCCATTAGCAACATCAGCAGCAAATTATGTATTGGATACCGTTGGCTCACCAGAATTTTTGGAGGAAGTAACCAAGAAATCTCAGTATTTTATTAGTAAACTAAAAAAGATAAAGGGTGAAAATTCGCATATAAAAGATATCCGCGGATTAGGATTAATGATTGGCGTTGAAATAGATGAAGAACCTGCAAAAGTTATTCAAAAATGTATACAATCAGGATTACTGGTTTGTTCGGCAGGGCATTCGACAATACGATTTGTACCACCGTTAATAATCACAAAAGAAGAAATTGATCAAGCAACGGAAATTTTTGCAAAAAGTCTATAA